A window of the Cryptococcus depauperatus CBS 7841 chromosome 5, complete sequence genome harbors these coding sequences:
- a CDS encoding DNA-directed RNA polymerase I, II, and III subunit rpabc5 produces the protein MIIPVRCFSCGKVVGNLWDNYLELLAAGVDEGEAMDKLRLKRYCCRRMILTHVDLIEKLLMYNPLARER, from the exons ATG ATCATTCCAGTCCGTTGCTTCTCCTGTGGTAAAGTGGTTGGTAATCTATGGGACAACTACCTCGAGTTGCTCGCCGCCGGCGTTGACGAGGG TGAGGCTATGGATAAGCTTAGATT GAAACGATACTGTTGTCGCAGAATGATCCTTACTCATGTGGACCTCATCGAGAAGCTTTTGATGTACAATC CTCTAGCGAGAGAAAGATAG
- a CDS encoding histone H3 → MARTKQTARKSTGGKAPRKQLATKAARKQTTAAITGGVKKPHRYRPGTVALREIRRYQKSTELLIRKLPFQRLVREIAQDFKTDLRFQSSAVMALQEASEAYLVSLFEDTNLAAIHAKRVTIQPKDLQLARRLRGERS, encoded by the exons ATGGCCCGAACAAAGCAGACCGCCCGAAAGTCCACTGGTGGCAAGGCTCCCAGGAAGCAGT TGGCTACCAAGGCTGCTAGGAAGCAGACCACTGCTGCTATCACTGGTGGTGTTAAGAAGCCTCACAGGTACAGGCCTGGTACTGTCGCTCTTCGAGAAATCCGACGATACCAAAAGTCTACCGAGCTCCTCATCAGGAAGCTTCCTTTCCAACGACTTGTCCGAGAAATTGCCCAAGACTTCAAG ACCGATCTCCGATTCCAGTCTTCTGCGGTCATGGCTCTTCAGGAAGCTTCCGAGGCTTACCTCGTCTCTCTCTTTGAGGACACCAACTTGGCCGCCATTCACGCTAAGCGTGTCACCATTCAACCCAAGGACTTGCAGCTCGCGAGGAGGTTGAGAGGTGAGAGGTCTTGA
- a CDS encoding ATP-dependent RNA helicase DBP10 — MAAALPSWALDIKDVGEVQERASGPGDVEPNLIRSLLVRKFKVPTPIQRASIPTALSKPPRDILAMARTGSGKTLAYLIPLLQKTGATHHTQGPRALILCPSRELAVQIYSVGKDLARGVIKGKGKGKKQDMDGEGELSTKEGLKWAVIIGGEGMDAQFAKMSAIPDIIIATPGRFLHLIVEMRFDLRHLQTVIYDEADRLFEMGFDVQLREILHRLPSTRQNMLFSATLPSSVAEFAKAGLVNPLLVRLDADQKISSDLTLRFLNVKPTEKEAALLLLLREILGKPNQPKLADSSDSSQAIVFVATKHHVDYIAELLRVTGYRTSHIYSSLDQVARAQQLSHFRSRSTNVLVVTDVAARGLDIPVMDHVVNYDFPAGPRIFVHRVGRTARAGRRGTAYSLIVKEDFPYLCDLHTFLGTERMGESTDVLRSLPIELISEQTEYVFSNLEEIAPHLTALRNVMRKGQGMFERSRSKANPTSYRQAKALASALSNKPPRVDDMFEDAMDDEVNEEKARLLAKVAAFVPAETVFEVGKRESEGAVIMKRRRKTADDKFKRSARREIEPNATNDSYQEVEGQRSISQPSIKSFKDHSFYLEHSQKGAEVEKGYSLKSGLSDALSTAVTNMTADEGAGPRVQKASQLNWDRKKRKFVKSSSNPDGEKMIKSESGALLPASYNSGKYQEWRQKRKHLPDEPVNALGGGRRGKHGPPGHQRSKANEEDSEKSVASCAKGNSNRKEALKKKNTEKFRKRDTKQSSGLKSADDIRKQRLLAQKRKEKNARRPHKGRK; from the exons atggCAGctgctcttccttcatGGGCATTAGACATaaaagatgttggagaAGTTCAAGAAAGGGCAAGTGGCCCCGGTG ATGTCGAACCAAACCTCATTCGTTCTCTCTTGGTGCGTAAGTTTAAGGTGCCCACACCTATCCAGCGAGCGAGCATTCCTACAGCGCTCTCAAAACCACCGAGAGATATCCTAGCTATGGCCAGGACAGGTTCTGGTAAAACCTTAGCCTACTTGATCCCATTACTTCAAAAGACTGGTGCGACACATCATACACAAGGGCCAAGGGCTCTGATCTTGTGTCCCAGTAGAGAACTTGCTGTCCAGATTTATAGCGTAGGCAAAGATCTTGCGAGAGGGGTAATTAAAGGTAAgggaaagggaaaaaagcaagacaTGGATGGCGAGGGCGAGTTATCCACCAAAGAAGGATTAAAATGGGCTGTCATCATTGGAGGTGAGGGCATGGATGCTCAATTCGCAAAGATGTCTGCCATTCCAGATAT TATCATTGCCACTCCAGGTCGATTCCTCCATCTTATTGTTGAAATGAGATTTGACCTtcgccatcttcaaactgTCATTTATGACGAAGCCGATCGTTTATTCGAGATGGGCTTTGATGTACAACTTCGCGAaattcttcatcgtctACCTTCTACTAGACAGAATATGCTGTTCTCTGCCACTCTTCCTTCGTCTGTTGCAGAGTTTGCCAAGGCAGGACTTGTCAACCCATTACTCGTTCGTCTTGATGCTGATCAAAAGATCTCGTCTGATCTTACTTTACGCTTTCTCAATGTCAAGCCCacagaaaaagaagctGCTCTTCTACTACTATTGCGTGAAATTCTGGGTAAACCTAATCAGCCAAAGCTTGCTGATTCGAGTGACTCGTCTCAAGCTATTGTGTTTGTCGCCACCAAACATCACGTTGACTATATTGCTGAACTTTTGCGTGTTACCGGATATCGCACATCCCACATCTACAGTTCTCTTGATCAAGTTGCGCGAGCACAGCAACTGTCACATTTTCGAAGTCGCTCCACAAATGTTCTTGTCGTTACGGATGTTGCTGCTAGAGGCCTCGACATTCCTGTTATGGATCATGTTGTCAACTATGATTTTCCTGCTGGCCCGCGTATTTTTGTTCACCGTGTTGGTCGTACCGCGCGTGCAGGGAGAAGAGGTACTGCTTACTCTCTCATTGTCAAGGAAGATTTCCCCTATCTGTGTGATCTTCATACATTTCTAGGAACTGAGAGAATGGGCGAGTCAACGGATGTCTTGCGAAGCTTGCCTATCGAGCTTATTAGTGAGCAGACAGAGTACGTTTTTTCCaatttggaagagattgccCCCCATCTTACTGCTCTACGAAATGTTATGCGTAAAGGCCAAGGTATGTTTGAGCGTTCTCGCTCAAAAGCAAATCCTACATCATACCGTCAAGCCAAAGCTCTCGCTTCCGCACTCAGCAACAAACCGCCACGGGTGGATGATATGTTTGAAGATGCAATGGATGACGAGgtcaatgaagaaaaagccagGTTGCTTGCAAAAGTGGCAGCTTTTGTTCCTGCCGAAACTGTTTTTGAggtgggaaagagagagagtgAAGGAGCGGTCATcatgaaaaggagaagaaaaacgGCAGATGATAAATTTAAACGGTCTGCTCGGCGCGAGATTGAACCAAACGCGACAAATGATTCATATCAAGAAGTAGAAGGACAACGGTCAATTTCTCAACCTTCTATTAAGAGCTTCAAAGATCATTCATTCTACCTCGAGCATTCTCAAAAAGGCGCtgaagttgaaaaaggaTATTCATTAAAATCTGGTCTATCTGATGCCCTTTCAACTGCGGTAACGAATATGACTGCAGACGAAGGAGCAGGGCCTAGAGTACAGAAAGCGAGTCAGCTGAACTGGGATAGGAAGAAGCGCAAATTTGTGAAATCGAGCAGTAACCCTGATGGAGAAAAAATGATCAAAAGTGAAAGCGGTGCTTTGCTACCAGCAAGTTATAATAGTGGTAAATATCAAGAgtggaggcaaaagaggaaacatCTGCCAGATGAACCTGTGAATGCCCTTGGTGGAGGACGCAGAGGCAAGCATGGACCACCAGGACACCAGAGAAGCAAGgcaaatgaagaagatagTGAGAAAAGTGTTGCATCCTGTGCCAAGGGCAACAGTAACAGGAAGGAGGCattaaaaaagaagaatactGAAAAATTCAGGAAAAGGGATACGAAGCAATCCTCAGGTCTCAAGTCTGCCGACGATATCCGGAAACAGAGATTGTTAGCACAAAAG agaaaggagaagaatgcTCGAAGACCTCACAAGGGCCGAAAATGA
- a CDS encoding histone H2B — protein sequence MAPKSVASKAPASQSQPASKAPAAASKAPAKAAKTSAAPKDGAKKRSKKRVESYSSYIYKVLKQVHPDTGISNKAMAILNSFVSDIFERIATEASKLASYNHRSTISSREIQTSVRLILPGELSKHAISEGTKAVTKYSSSK from the exons ATGGCTCCCAAGTCTGTTGCTTCCAAGGCTCCTGCCTCCCAAAGCCAGCCCGCCTCTAAGGCCCCTGCCGCCGCTTCCAAGGCTCCTGCCAAG GCGGCCAAGACTTCTGCTGCCCCCAAGGATGGCGCTAAGAAGAGGTCTAAGAAGAGGGTTGAGTCTTACTCTTCTTATATTTACAAGGTCCTCAAGCAGGTCCACCCCGACACTGGTATCTC TAACAAGGCCATGGCTATCCTCAACTCTTTTGTCTCCGACATTTTTGAGCGAATTGCCACTGAGGCCTCCAAGCTTGCCTCTTACAATCACCGATCAACCATCTCCTCCCGAGAGATTCAGACTTCTGTCCGACTTATTCTTCC TGGTGAACTTTCCAAGCACGCCATCTCTGAAGGTACCAAGGCTGTCACCAAGtactcttcttctaaaTAG
- a CDS encoding histone H2A: MSSGGKGKAPSDTKSSSRSSKAGLQFPVGRIHRLLKKGNYAQRIGSGAPVYLAAVLEYLAAEILELAGNAARDNKKSRIVPRHLQLAVRNDEELNKLLGSVVISQGGVLPHIMAELLPMKTKGKAKASQEV, encoded by the exons ATGTCTTCTGGTGGCAAAGGCAAGGCTCCTTCCGACACTAAGTCTTCTTCCCGATCTTCCAAGGCCGGTCTTCAGT TCCCTGTTGGTCGTATCCATCGTCTCTTAAAGAAGGGCAACTATGCTCAGCGAATTGGTTCCGGTGCTCCCGTTTACCTTGCCGCTGTCCTTGAGT ACCTTGCGGCTGAAATCCTTGAATTGGCTGGTAACGCTGCCCGAGACAACAAGAAGTCTCGTATTGTCCCACGACACCTTCAACTTGCCGTCCGAAACGATGAGGAGCTGAACAAGCTTCTTGGATCAGTTGTCATCTCTCAAGGTGGTGTCCTTCCTCACATTATGGCTGAGCTCCTTCCCATGAAGACCAAGGGCAAGGCCAAAGCTTCTCAAGAGGTATAG
- a CDS encoding dethiobiotin synthase encodes MPLLFPKLRTCQVFGANTDVGKTLLTTALLRASASRYAKDKDKPSKRVFYLKPVSTGPESESDESYVQRNTRPYSQYISTQNLYQYREPMSPHLAAKLAPDLPFPESNEVLVQAIERHVHSCASELNGQEGCLFIETAGGVHSPALHPPHTQSTFLRSLRLPSVLIASPHLGGISTTISAYESLLLRGYSLAAVLCLHDPYYRNHAFLEDYFKEKRIFFRTVKPPPEKYGTLEEDDVRLQNWYEDIEKSKGGGIGEAARWLEEEHKSRIKELKNMPERTLKSVWWPFTQHQLVNKKEDVMVVDSAYGDNLDAYYAKSEGKTTASNIENEDLLKSYFDGSASWFTQSHGHANEQLTLAAASAAGRYGHVLFPSGTNTPALELAENLNATVGEGWSSRVFYSDNGSTAIEVGLKMALRAAGRRYGWDGEMGGDVGVIGLRGGYHGDTIGSMDATQASTFNKAVDWYKGRGHWFSPAMVQFIDGLPTILSTGPDPWSPLPSSLSSSNRLTSDGWALTFDSFEDIYDISARSRSPLAHYYRAHIRSTLENLTKDGRKFGALIMEPTCLGAGGMVFVDPLFQACMVEVIRSSGDLFGGDRWKGQSYEEELDGLKHRQGGEWKGLPVLYDEVFSGLHRFGYNSAATVLGHTPDIAAYAKILTGGLLPMSTTLASSSIFDAFLSPYKIDALLHGHSYTAHPIGCSVALKAMQLIESFEKQDGWQNEKNLWGVEQGGQGRWSFWKKEFIKEVSKIEGVKGAMAMGTVLALELEDSESDYASHAGLQLLTSLRQVVVSPPLVTSSASKDVVPFSPFQIHSRPLGNVVYIMTSLWTKPDVVRAMESTIMEKIKANN; translated from the exons ATGCCATTGTTATTCCCCAAATTAAGAACTTGCCAAGTGTTTGGAG CCAATACTGATGTGGGAAAGACATTGCTTACTACCGCTCTTTTACGAGCTTCAGCGTCAAGATATGccaaagataaagataaaCCGAGTAAAAGGGTATTTTACCTCAAACCTGTCAGCACTGGACCCGAGTCAGAATCAGATGAAAG TTATGTGCAGAGGAATACCAGACCATACTCTCAATATATTTCAACGCAAAATCTTTATCAATACCGTGAGCCCATGTCGCCTCATTTAGCTGCCAAACTAGCTCCAGATCTC CCATTCCCTGAAAGCAACGAGGTGCTTGTGCAAGCTATTGAGCGGCATGTACACTCGTGTGCATCTGAGCTAAACGGTCAAGAAGGCTGTCTTTTCATCGAAACTGCCGGAGGAGTTCACTCTCCTGCccttcatcctcctcatACACAATCGACCTTCCTCCGCTCTCTCCGGCTACCTTCTGTTCTCATTGCCTCTCCTCATCTTGGTGGTATTTCAACCACAATATCAGCGTATGAGTCTCTCCTTTTGAGAGGATACTCTCTAGCAGCTGTATTGTGCTTGCACGACCCTTACTATCGTAATCATGCATTTTTAGAAGATTATTTCAAAGAGAAACGGATATTTTTCCGGACTGTTAAACCACCACCAGAAAAGTATGGTacattggaagaagatgatgtaCGATTGCAAAACTGGTATGAGGATATTGAAAAGAGCAAAGGAGGCGGCATCGGCGAGGCAGCCCGAtggttggaagaggaacaCAAGAGTAGAAtaaaagagctcaaaaacATGCCAGAAAGGACACTAAAAAGTGTGTGGTGGCCGTTCACACAGCACCAATTG GTCAACAAAAAAGAGGATGTCATGGTAGTTGACTCAGCCTATGGAGACAACTTGGATGCCTATTATGCCAAATCAGAAGGAAAAACGACTGCTAGTAACATCGAGAATGAAGACTTGCTCAAATCATATTTTGACGGATCTGCAAGTTGGTTCAC CCAGTCCCATGGCCATGCCAATGAGCAGCTAACTCTTGCTGCCGCATCTGCTGCTGGACGCTACGGCCATGTTCTCTTTCCGAGCGGCACTAATACTCCCGCTCTGGAGCTTGCAGAAAATCTCAATGCTACTGTTGGAGAAGGCTGGTCATCACGTGTATTCTATTCTGACAACGGAAGTACAGCCATTGAGGTGGGTTTGAAAATGGCTTTAAGGGCTGCTGGGAGGCGATATGGCTGGGATGGAGAGATGGGTGGAGATGTAGGAGTGATTGGGTTGAGGGGAGGATATCATGGTGATACA ATTGGTTCTATGGATGCTACGCAAGCTTCTACATTCAATAAGGCTGTGGATTGGTATAAAGGTCGAGGTCACTGGTTCTCGCCTGCAATGGTTCAATTCATCGATGGATTGCCGACCATTCTCAGCACCGGTCCTGATCCTTGGTctcctttgccttcttccctttcctCGTCAAATAGGCTTACCTCAGATGGTTGGGCCCTCACTTTTGATTCCTTCGAAGACATTTATGACATTTCTGCTCGTTCACGTTCACCTCTCGCTCATTATTATCGCGCTCATATCCGTTCAACCCTCGAAAATCTAACAAAAGATGGTAGAAAGTTTGGGGCTTTAATCATGGAACCAACATGTCTTGGTGCGGGCGGCATGGTCTTCGTGGACcctctttttcaagcttgtATGGTTGAAGTGATCAGGTCTAGTGGTGACTTATTTGGTGGAGACAGATGGAAGGGACAATCGTATGAAGAGGAACTGGATGGGTTAAAGCACAGACAGGGAGGCGAATGGAAGGGTTTGCCAGTGTTATATGATGAAG TATTCTCTGGCCTTCATCGTTTTGGCTACAACTCTGCTGCTACCGTCCTTGGTCACACACCTGATATTGCTGCATACGCCAAAATCCTGACAGGTGGGCTCTTACCTATGTCCACCACTCTcgcctcctcttccatatttgacgcttttctttctccgTACAAAATTGATGCCCTTTTGCATGGCCATTCCTATACTGCTCACCCCATCGGATGCTCTGTAGCTCTGAAAGCTATGCAGCTTATAGAATCATTCGAAAAACAAGACGGATGgcagaatgaaaagaatctTTGGGGTGTTGAGCAAGGCGGGCAAGGCCGATGGAgtttttggaagaaggagtTTATAAAGGAGGTCAGTAAAATTGAAGGAGTCAAAGGAGCGATGGCCATGGGGACTGTTTTAGCTCTTGAACTTGAAGATAGCGAAAGCG ATTACGCTTCTCATGCAGGACTTCAACTTCTTACATCCCTCAGGCAAGTGGTCGTTTCTCCACCTTTGGTCACATCTTCTGCCTCCAAAGACGTTGTCCCATTCAGCCCCTTCCAGATACACTCACGTCCGTTAGGTAACGTTGTTTACATAATGACGAGTTTATGGACGAAGCCGGATGTCGTGAGGGCTATGGAAAGTACCATAATGGAGAAGATCAAAGCAAACAACTGA